DNA sequence from the Sediminibacillus dalangtanensis genome:
TATTTCCCATCTGTAGTACTAATCACAAGCACATCGCCTTCGTTAATGAAGAACGGGACTTGGACGCTTAGTCCTGTTTCGAGAAGGGCCGGCTTGGTGCCGCCGCTTGCTGTATCCCCTTTAATACCAGGTTCTGTTTCTTCAACTTTCAATTCCACATTGTTAGGAAGTTCGACTCCCAACGTTTCGCCGCCATATGTCATAATATTCACTTCCATATTTTCGCGAAGGAATTTTAATTCGTATTCAATTTGATTTGCCTGCAATTCAAGCTGTTCATAGGTATTGGTATCCATAAATGTATGTGTATCACCAGAAGCATAAAGATATTGCATTTTTCTATTTTCAATATGAGCACGACTTACTTTCTCACCAGCCCGGAACGTTTTCTCCTGGATGTTGCCGTTGCGTAGATTACGTAGCTTGGATCGAACAAAAGCAGCACCTTTACCTGGCTT
Encoded proteins:
- the efp gene encoding elongation factor P translates to MISVNDFRTGLTIEVDNGIWQVLDFQHVKPGKGAAFVRSKLRNLRNGNIQEKTFRAGEKVSRAHIENRKMQYLYASGDTHTFMDTNTYEQLELQANQIEYELKFLRENMEVNIMTYGGETLGVELPNNVELKVEETEPGIKGDTASGGTKPALLETGLSVQVPFFINEGDVLVISTTDGKYVSRA